The genomic region GCAGCGGCAAGCGGCGCGCCGGGCTGCTCGCCGGCGACCTCTACCTGCGCGGCGGCGGCGACCCGACCATGCTGGCGAAGGACTACGACGCGCTCGCCGCACAGGTGGCGGCCGGCGGCGTGCGGGTCGTCACCGGCGATCTCGTGGCCGACGACACCCGCTACGACCGGACCCGCCTCGGGCCGGACTGGACCTGGGACGACGAGCCCTACTACTACGCCGCGCAGGTCTCCGCGCTGACCGTCGCGCCGGACACCGACTACGACGCCGGCACGGTCATCGTCCACGCGGCTCCCGGCAAGGCTGGCGCCCCGCCGGTCATCACCACCACCCCCGCCACCGGCTACCTGCGGTTCGACAACCGCGCCCGGACGGTGGCCGGCGGCGAGACGTCGATCTCCTTCGAGCGCGAGCACGGCGGCAACACCGTCGTGGTCACCGGCCAGATCGCGGTGGGCGACGAGCCGGCGAGCGACTGGGTGACGGTCTGGGAGCCGACCGGCTACGCCGCCGACGTGTTCCGGGCGGCGCTGCGCCGGCACGGCGTCACGGTGCTCGGCCGGACCACGGTGGGCACGCCCGCCCCCACCGGGGCGGCCACCCTGGCCCGGCACGACTCGATGCCCCTGGCCGAGCTGATGGTGCCGTTCCTCAAGCTGTCCAACAACGGGCACGCCGAGGTGCTGACCAAGGAGATCGGGCGGGTGCGCTCCGGTTCGGGCACCTGGTCGGCCGGGCTCACCGCGATCAGCGGCTACGTCGCCGAGGCCGGCATGGACACCGGCACGCTGCGCCAGCGGGACGGGTCGGGGCTCTCCCGCCGGAACCTGATCCCGGCCGGTGAATTCGTGGACCTGCTCGCCGCCGTCCGCGGCCAGCCGTGGTTCGACACCTGGTACGCGGCGCTGCCGATCGCCGGCGAGCCCGAGCGCTTCGTCGGCGGCACGCTGCGCAGCCGGATGCTGGGCACCCCGGCGGCCGGGAACGTGCACGCCAAGACCGGCAGCCTCACCGGCGTCTCCGGCCTCTCCGGCTACGCCACCGACGCCGACGGCCGGGTGCTGGCGTTCTCCATCCTGCTGAACAACTACCTGGCCTCGTCGGTCAAGGGGTTGGAGGACCAGATCGCCGTCGCGCTCGCCACGTACAGCGAGACGAGCGGGGCCACGGCGCGGGTGGCGCCGGCCGCGGAGCCCGACCGCACCGGAGCGCCCGACGGGCTGGAGTGCTCCTGGGTCAAGCCG from Micromonospora sp. WMMD812 harbors:
- the dacB gene encoding D-alanyl-D-alanine carboxypeptidase/D-alanyl-D-alanine-endopeptidase, producing the protein MHRRLFPRTLALVALVAAAATAGAPGATAEAPAPAVTRLHATIDAILADSRLAGAQASVVVVDTATGQTLYDRNGDRRLVPASNTKLLTSTAAMALLGPDHRFTTDVRSSGKRRAGLLAGDLYLRGGGDPTMLAKDYDALAAQVAAGGVRVVTGDLVADDTRYDRTRLGPDWTWDDEPYYYAAQVSALTVAPDTDYDAGTVIVHAAPGKAGAPPVITTTPATGYLRFDNRARTVAGGETSISFEREHGGNTVVVTGQIAVGDEPASDWVTVWEPTGYAADVFRAALRRHGVTVLGRTTVGTPAPTGAATLARHDSMPLAELMVPFLKLSNNGHAEVLTKEIGRVRSGSGTWSAGLTAISGYVAEAGMDTGTLRQRDGSGLSRRNLIPAGEFVDLLAAVRGQPWFDTWYAALPIAGEPERFVGGTLRSRMLGTPAAGNVHAKTGSLTGVSGLSGYATDADGRVLAFSILLNNYLASSVKGLEDQIAVALATYSETSGATARVAPAAEPDRTGAPDGLECSWVKPIAC